A genomic window from Salvia miltiorrhiza cultivar Shanhuang (shh) chromosome 5, IMPLAD_Smil_shh, whole genome shotgun sequence includes:
- the LOC130985079 gene encoding tetrahydroberberine oxidase-like, whose translation MKTPSISAHLSFFLLLILSCSSAAYADRQYNFLQCLSRKANNYSSISDDIYTPANSSYTSILQFQIRNLRFASASTPKPQVIITPEHESEIPPVVRCARRTGLEIRTRSGGHDMEGLSYVSKVPFVVIDLINLSEVTVDVEEKTAWIEAGATTGIVYYKIAEKSPTLGFPGAICTTVGVGGHFSGGGYGAMLRKYGLAGDNVVDARIIDVHGRILDRKSMGEDLFWAIRGAGGASFGVITAWKVQLVDVPKTVTVFSIVRNVEEQNGAELWHRWQYVAPKADKDLFVGVIVFRVNTTVQVNFFSVFQGGADRLVSYMQEIFPELGLVREDCTEMSWIQSTLFSNQMPIDPLDALLNRTQPGLRQLKAKSDYVRTPIPLNAIEGMVSMLREPEADETIYYMVPYGGRMDEISESFTPFPHRAGALYKLAGLTYWQDSEAADADRYINWSRKYYEYMTPYVSSSPREAYFNYRDLDIGVNNPNGKTSYARASIWGKPYYKNNFDRLVRVKTVVDPTNFFKNEQSIPPLQAKWTKKGN comes from the coding sequence ATGAAAACTCCTTCAATCTCAGCTCATCTCTCATTCTTTCTTCTCCTCATCTTGTCATGCTCATCCGCAGCTTATGCTGATAGGCAATACAACTTTCTTCAATGTCTCTCCCGAAAAGCCAACAACTACTCTTCCATTTCTGATGATATTTACACTCCTGCAAACTCATCCTACACTTCCATCCTCCAATTCCAAATCCGAAACCTTAGGTTCGCATCCGCATCTACTCCTAAACCGCAAGTGATCATAACCCCAGAGCACGAATCCGAAATCCCACCTGTCGTTCGTTGTGCCAGACGAACTGGTCTGGAGATCAGAACTCGAAGCGGTGGCCATGACATGGAGGGACTGTCTTATGTCTCAAAAGTCCCGTTTGTGGTCATAGATTTGATCAATCTAAGCGAAGTTACAGTCGACGTGGAGGAGAAAACGGCGTGGATCGAAGCAGGTGCAACCACCGGCATTGTATACTACAAGATTGCAGAAAAGAGCCCCACTCTAGGGTTTCCCGGTGCTATTTGCACTACAGTAGGCGTCGGCGGCCACTTCAGCGGAGGAGGCTACGGCGCAATGCTTAGAAAATACGGCCTCGCCGGAGATAACGTCGTCGATGCAAGAATAATCGACGTTCATGGCAGGATTCTCGACAGAAAATCAATGGGCGAGGATTTGTTCTGGGCGATCAGAGGCGCCGGAGGTGCCAGCTTCGGTGTGATCACTGCTTGGAAGGTGCAACTGGTCGATGTTCCAAAAACAGTCACTGTTTTCTCAATCGTGAGGAACGTGGAAGAACAGAACGGCGCTGAACTGTGGCACCGCTGGCAATACGTGGCGCCTAAAGCCGACAAAGATTTGTTCGTCGGAGTTATTGTGTTCAGGGTGAACACGACGGTTCAAGTTAATTTCTTCTCAGTTTTCCAAGGCGGCGCGGACAGATTAGTTTCATATATGCAAGAAATCTTCCCTGAGTTAGGGTTAGTGAGAGAAGACTGCACTGAGATGAGCTGGATCCAATCCACCTTGTTTAGCAACCAAATGCCGATCGATCCACTTGATGCTCTGCTCAACCGGACTCAGCCCGGCCTCAGACAGCTCAAAGCCAAGTCGGATTATGTCCGGACTCCCATTCCCTTGAACGCGATCGAAGGCATGGTGAGTATGCTACGTGAACCAGAAGCGGACGAGACTATTTACTACATGGTTCCATACGGTGGAAGAATGGATGAAATATCAGAATCATTCACACCGTTTCCTCACAGAGCTGGTGCGCTCTACAAACTTGCTGGCTTAACTTACTGGCAAGACTCTGAGGCTGCAGATGCGGACAGATACATAAACTGGAGCCGCAAGTATTACGAATACATGACTCCTTACGTCTCGAGCTCTCCCAGAGAAGCGTATTTCAACTACAGAGATCTCGACATCGGAGTGAATAACCCTAATGGGAAGACGAGCTATGCACGAGCCAGTATTTGGGGGAAGCCGTATTACAAGAATAATTTCGATCGTCTTGTTCGGGTGAAGACAGTTGTTGATCCAACCAATTTCTTCAAGAATGAACAGAGCATTCCGCCGTTGCAGGCGAAGTGGACTAAGAAAGGGAATTAA
- the LOC130985080 gene encoding tetrahydroberberine oxidase-like, with translation MKTPSISTHLSFFLLLILSCSSAAYADRQYNFLQCLSQKANNYSSISDDIYTPANSSYTSILLSQIRNLRFASASTPKPQVIITPEHESEIPPIVRCARLTGLEIRTRSGGHDMEGLSYVSHVPFVIIDLFNLSEVTVDVEEKTAWIEAGATTGIVYYRIAEKSPTLGFPGAICTTIGVGGHYSGGGYGAMLRKYGLAGDNVIDARIIDVHGRILDRKSMGEDLFWAIRGAGGASFGVITAWKVQLVDVPKTVTVFSIVRNVEEQNGAQLWHRWQYVAPKADKDLFVGVIVFRVNTTVQVNFFSVFQGGADRLVSYMQEIFPELGLVREDCTEMSWIQSTLFSNQMPIDPLDALLNRTQPGLRQLKAKSDYVRTPIPLNAIEGMVSMLREPEADETIYYMVPYGGRMDEISESFTPFPHRAGALYKLAGLTYWQNSEAADADRYISWSRKYYEYMTPYVSSSPREAYFNYRDLDIGVNNPNGKTSYARASIWGKPYYKNNFDRLVRVKTVVDPTNFFKNEQSIPPLQAKWTKKGN, from the coding sequence ATGAAAACTCCTTCAATCTCAACTCATCTCTCATTCTTTCTTCTCCTCATCTTGTCATGCTCATCCGCAGCTTATGCTGATAGGCAATACAACTTTCTTCAATGTCTCTCCCAAAAAGCCAACAACTACTCTTCCATTTCTGATGATATTTACACTCCTGCAAACTCATCCTACACTTCCATCCTCCTATCCCAAATCCGAAACCTTAGGTTCGCATCGGCATCTACTCCTAAACCGCAAGTGATCATAACCCCAGAGCACGAATCCGAAATCCCACCTATCGTTCGCTGTGCCAGACTAACTGGTCTGGAGATCAGAACTCGAAGCGGCGGCCATGACATGGAGGGACTGTCTTACGTCTCACACGTCCCGTTCGTGATCATTGATTTGTTCAATCTAAGTGAAGTTACAGTCGACGTGGAGGAGAAAACGGCGTGGATCGAAGCAGGCGCAACCACAGGCATTGTATACTACAGGATTGCAGAAAAGAGCCCCACTCTAGGGTTTCCCGGTGCTATTTGCACTACTATAGGTGTCGGCGGCCACTACAGCGGAGGAGGATACGGCGCAATGCTTAGAAAATACGGCCTCGCCGGAGATAACGTCATCGATGCAAGAATAATCGACGTTCACGGCAGGATTCTCGACAGAAAATCCATGGGCGAAGACCTATTCTGGGCAATCAGAGGCGCCGGAGGTGCCAGCTTCGGCGTGATCACTGCTTGGAAGGTGCAACTGGTCGATGTTCCAAAAACAGTCACTGTTTTCTCAATCGTGAGGAATGTGGAAGAACAGAACGGCGCTCAACTGTGGCACCGCTGGCAATACGTGGCGCCTAAGGCCGATAAAGATTTGTTCGTCGGAGTTATTGTGTTCAGGGTGAACACGACGGTCCAAGTTAATTTCTTCTCAGTTTTCCAAGGCGGCGCCGACAGATTAGTTTCATATATGCAAGAAATCTTCCCTGAGTTAGGGTTAGTGAGAGAAGACTGCACTGAGATGAGCTGGATCCAATCCACCTTGTTCAGCAACCAAATGCCGATCGATCCACTTGATGCTCTTCTCAACCGGACTCAACCCGGTCTCAGACAGCTCAAAGCCAAGTCGGATTATGTCCGGACACCCATTCCTTTGAACGCGATCGAAGGCATGGTGAGTATGCTACGTGAACCAGAAGCGGACGAGACTATTTACTACATGGTTCCATACGGTGGAAGAATGGATGAAATATCAGAATCATTCACACCGTTTCCTCACAGAGCTGGTGCGCTCTACAAACTCGCCGGCTTAACTTACTGGCAAAACTCCGAGGCTGCAGATGCCGACAGATACATAAGCTGGAGCCGCAAGTATTACGAATACATGACTCCTTATGTCTCAAGCTCTCCCAGGGAAGCGTATTTCAACTACAGAGATCTCGACATCGGAGTGAATAACCCTAATGGGAAGACCAGCTATGCACGAGCCAGCATTTGGGGGAAGCCGTATTACAAGAATAACTTCGATCGTCTTGTTCGGGTGAAGACAGTTGTTGATCCAACCAATTTCTTCAAGAATGAACAGAGCATTCCGCCGTTGCAAGCGAAGTGGACTAAGAAAGGGAATTAA